A genomic region of Zea mays cultivar B73 chromosome 6, Zm-B73-REFERENCE-NAM-5.0, whole genome shotgun sequence contains the following coding sequences:
- the LOC100501232 gene encoding putative clathrin assembly protein At5g35200 isoform X1 has product MAVGGTQPVLRKYLGALKDTTTVSLAKVNSDYKELDIAIVKATNHVERPSKEKYIREIFHSISAARPRADVAYCIHALARRLSKTRNWAVALKTLIVIHRALREVDPTFREELISYGRSRSHMLNMAYFKDDSSAEAWDYSAWVRIYALYLEERLECFRVLKYDVETDPPRTKDLDTVALLDHLPSLQQLLFRLLACQPQGASSYNVIIQHALSMVALESIKIYTAISDGTINLVDKFFEMQRNDAVRALDVYKRATNQAERLSEFYEVCKTIHIGRGEKFLKIEQPPASFLNTMEEYVRDAPTGQKEKAILAIEYKKEPEEEEKPSSPPAAPEPEPEQVPEPEPEPVKEEAPEAEPDLLGLNEPNPAATAIEEQNALALAIVPIDDAPKAAPTFGNGVTGWELALVTAPSSNETAVAPSKKLAGGLDLLTLDSLYDEANRRASQPASYNPWEATPAAPAPMMTMAPVMHDPFYASNGYAAPHGVQMAAMAQQQQAFMLQQQQMMTMAPAQPVVHHPMQMQQNPANPFGNPFAAAGMPLHAGPGNVYTGLI; this is encoded by the exons GAATTGGACATTGCAATCGTCAAGGCCACAAACCATGTTGAGCGCCCATCGAAGGAGAAGTACATAAGAG AAATTTTCCATTCCATTTCTGCTGCTAGGCCACGGGCAGATGTAGCCTATTGCATTCATGCCCTTGCTAGACGTCTTTCGAAGACGCGCAACTGGGCG GTTGCGCTCAAGACATTGATTGTCATTCATCGCGCCCTTCGGGAAGTTGATCCCACTTTTCGTGAAGAGCTTATTAGTTATGGCAGATCTAGGTCCCATATGTTGAACATGGCCTACTTTAAGGATGACTCTAGTGCAGAAG CTTGGGATTATTCTGCATGGGTGCGCATTTATGCTTTATATTTAGAGGAGAGGCTCGAATGTTTCCGAGTGTTGAAGTATGATGTAGAAACAGATCCTCCG AGAACTAAGGATCTTGATACTGTTGCTTTGCTTGATCATCTACCATCATTGCAGCAACTCCTTTTCCGTCTTCTTGCTTGCCAG CCACAAGGAGCGTCGTCTTACAATGTTATAATCCAGCATGCACTCTCAATG GTTGCTTTAGAGAGTATTAAGATCTACACTGCGATTAGTGATGGAACAATCAATCTAGTTGACAAG TTCTTCGAGATGCAAAGAAATGATGCTGTTAGGGCACTTGATGTATACAAAAGAGCAACTAACCAG GCTGAACGACTTTCAGAGTTTTATGAAGTGTGCAAAACTATACACATTGGGCGTGGTGAGAAATTCCTGAAAATCGAGCAG CCTCCAGCATCATTCCTGAATACCATGGAGGAGTATGTTAGAGATGCTCCAACAGGTCAAAAAGAGAAG GCTATACTAGCGATAGAATACAAAAAAGAGCCAGAGGAGGAAGAAAAACCGTCCTCACCTCCTGCGGCTCCAGAACCAGAACCGGAACAAGTGCCTGAGCCAGAACCCGAGCCAGTGAAAGAGGAAGCACCAGAAGCTGAACCAGATTTGCTG GGTCTGAACGAACCCAACCCTGCTGCAACTGCGATAGAAGAGCAGAATGCTTTGGCGCTAGCCATTGTTCCGATAG ATGATGCTCCGAAAGCTGCTCCCACTTTTGGAAATGGAGTCACTGGCTGGGAACTGGCCCTTGTGACAGCACCAAGTTCAAATGAGACCGCCGTTGCCCCAAGCAAGAAACTG GCCGGTGGTCTGGACTTGCTGACCCTTGACAGCCTGTACGACGAGGCGAACCGGAGAGCGAGCCAGCCAGCAAGCTACAACCCCTGGGAGGCGACCCCCGCCGCGCCTGCCCCGATGATGACCATGGCGCCGGTGATGCACGACCCGTTCTACGCCTCGAACGGGTACGCTGCGCCGCACGGCGTGCAGATGGCGgcgatggcgcagcagcagcaggccttcATGCTGCAGCAGCAGCAGATGATGACGATGGCCCCGGCGCAGCCGGTGGTCCACCACCCGATGCAGATGCAGCAGAACCCCGCGAACCCGTTCGGCAACCCCTTCGCGGCCGCCGGCATGCCGCTCCACGCCGGGCCCGGCAACGTGTACACGGGGCTGATCTGA